The following are encoded together in the Candidatus Zixiibacteriota bacterium genome:
- the rplI gene encoding 50S ribosomal protein L9, with protein MKVILREDIPRLGKVGQTVEVKGGYGRNFLLPRNLAVPATKANLQAISEIEKQHEIREKKRRRSAEKVKDHIEKLSLSVEVLVGEEEKLFGSVTNADITRLLEEQGVQVDKRMIQLDEPIKALGVYTVPVKVEKEVVANLKLFVVKKPQA; from the coding sequence ATGAAGGTCATACTCCGCGAAGACATTCCCCGCCTCGGAAAAGTCGGCCAGACGGTCGAGGTGAAGGGCGGCTACGGCAGGAATTTCCTGCTGCCGCGTAATCTGGCTGTTCCGGCCACCAAGGCCAATCTGCAGGCAATCTCCGAGATCGAAAAACAGCATGAGATCCGCGAGAAAAAGCGCCGTCGCAGCGCTGAAAAGGTCAAGGACCACATCGAGAAACTGTCGCTGTCGGTCGAGGTTCTCGTGGGCGAGGAAGAGAAGTTGTTCGGATCGGTGACCAATGCCGACATCACTCGCCTGCTCGAAGAGCAGGGCGTGCAGGTCGACAAGCGTATGATCCAGCTCGATGAGCCGATCAAGGCGCTCGGCGTATACACGGTGCCGGTGAAGGTCGAAAAGGAAGTCGTCGCCAATCTGAAGCTGTTTGTGGTGAAAAAGCCGCAGGCGTAA
- the rpsR gene encoding 30S ribosomal protein S18 yields the protein MAFFAGKKRKKVCRFKENGIRFIDYKDERLLRRFITERGKIVPRRITGTCAPMQRKLTTAIKRARHLAILPFVSESYR from the coding sequence ATGGCATTTTTCGCCGGCAAGAAACGCAAGAAAGTATGCCGCTTCAAAGAGAACGGCATCAGGTTCATTGACTACAAGGACGAGCGCCTGCTGCGCCGGTTTATCACGGAGCGCGGTAAGATCGTCCCGCGCCGCATCACCGGTACGTGTGCGCCGATGCAGCGCAAGCTGACGACCGCAATCAAGCGCGCCCGACATCTGGCGATTCTGCCTTTTGTGAGTGAGTCGTACCGATAA
- a CDS encoding head GIN domain-containing protein, giving the protein MKRTVRWVLPLLAAVLMPIGSVVADDWFTWGNGVKGSGDIVTESRDVGDFDRINSAGAFDIHVTVGPEPTLKIEFDDNLIELIETEVRGGTLRIDSRKSFRSRSDCTITITVPSLERITSSGSGDITVERLSGELFECRLSGSGSITAEGEIGEIEATISGSGDIDARNLKAKSAFARVSGSGEIAVYATDDFDGVVSGSGDIFYYGDPAKTSVNVSGSGRIKAR; this is encoded by the coding sequence ATGAAACGCACAGTGCGCTGGGTACTTCCGTTGCTTGCCGCGGTTTTGATGCCGATCGGTTCGGTTGTGGCCGACGACTGGTTCACGTGGGGCAACGGCGTCAAGGGTTCGGGAGATATCGTAACGGAAAGCCGTGACGTGGGGGATTTCGATCGGATCAATTCGGCGGGCGCGTTCGACATCCACGTGACGGTCGGCCCGGAACCGACATTGAAGATCGAGTTCGACGACAACCTCATCGAGCTCATCGAAACCGAGGTGCGCGGCGGTACGCTGCGCATCGACTCGCGCAAATCCTTCCGCTCGCGCAGCGACTGCACGATCACCATCACGGTACCATCGCTGGAACGGATTACCTCGAGCGGCTCGGGTGACATAACTGTCGAACGTCTCAGCGGCGAACTGTTTGAATGTCGCCTGTCCGGATCCGGGTCTATTACGGCAGAAGGCGAGATAGGCGAGATCGAGGCGACGATATCCGGTTCGGGAGATATCGACGCGCGTAATCTGAAAGCGAAGTCGGCGTTCGCGCGCGTGTCGGGATCGGGAGAGATCGCTGTCTACGCGACGGATGATTTCGACGGAGTTGTCAGCGGCAGCGGCGATATTTTCTATTACGGTGATCCGGCGAAAACTTCAGTGAACGTGTCGGGCTCGGGTCGTATCAAAGCACGCTGA
- the rpsF gene encoding 30S ribosomal protein S6, with translation MHRIYETTFIVNPQTDNASIDQSVRAVADLITTNGGKIIKADHMGTRRLAYEIQGLTQGYYATFIFESEAKVLPILERHFKLEDAYIRHLLIRFDGDPRWLEENPQDMAERVAPAPMPTTTGSGRRPEFDGGGERRPEMGRRESRPMGDRGQRDSADDAGVSPRGSGTAAPSRPSEERKDRLTEGDEL, from the coding sequence GTGCACCGCATTTACGAAACGACGTTTATCGTCAATCCCCAAACTGACAACGCTTCGATCGACCAGAGCGTGCGCGCTGTCGCCGATCTGATCACCACCAACGGCGGAAAAATCATCAAGGCGGACCACATGGGTACCCGCCGACTCGCGTATGAGATCCAGGGGCTGACCCAGGGCTACTACGCCACCTTCATCTTCGAGTCCGAGGCCAAAGTCCTGCCGATTCTCGAGCGTCATTTCAAACTCGAAGACGCGTATATCCGCCACCTGCTCATCCGCTTCGACGGAGATCCGCGCTGGCTCGAGGAGAATCCGCAGGATATGGCTGAGAGAGTTGCTCCTGCCCCGATGCCGACCACGACCGGCTCCGGCCGCCGTCCTGAATTCGATGGCGGCGGCGAGCGTCGCCCCGAGATGGGCCGGCGCGAGTCGCGCCCGATGGGTGACCGCGGCCAGCGGGATTCGGCCGATGACGCCGGCGTCTCGCCTCGCGGCTCCGGCACTGCCGCACCGTCGAGACCGTCTGAGGAACGGAAGGACCGGCTGACCGAAGGCGACGAGCTGTAG
- the pth gene encoding aminoacyl-tRNA hydrolase: MTSIIVGLGNAGDRYVGTRHNVGFEIVGLVARELNAREQPAERLYCWATADSEHGRLVLAWPTTFMNRSGFAVSDILQRFPAAADEILVVTDDFNLPLGRIRIRPGGSDGGQKGLRSVAQAIETEEFPRLRVGIGPLPTDADPVHFVLSAFTPPELEIVQKTVAVAAKAVIFATRHPISEVMAQFNNTNPALPE, translated from the coding sequence ATGACCTCGATCATTGTGGGACTGGGCAACGCAGGCGATCGTTATGTCGGTACCCGTCACAATGTTGGCTTCGAAATAGTCGGCCTCGTTGCACGAGAACTGAACGCCCGTGAACAACCTGCAGAGCGGCTCTACTGTTGGGCCACGGCCGATTCCGAGCACGGGCGGCTCGTGCTGGCGTGGCCGACCACCTTCATGAACCGTTCCGGGTTTGCCGTCTCCGACATCCTGCAGCGATTTCCGGCTGCAGCGGATGAAATACTTGTGGTCACTGATGACTTCAACCTGCCGCTGGGCCGGATTCGAATTCGCCCCGGCGGGTCCGATGGAGGCCAGAAAGGGTTGCGGTCGGTTGCCCAAGCTATTGAAACAGAAGAATTTCCGCGTCTCCGGGTGGGTATCGGGCCGCTCCCGACAGATGCTGACCCGGTCCACTTCGTCTTAAGCGCCTTTACTCCTCCCGAGCTCGAGATCGTGCAGAAAACTGTTGCCGTTGCGGCAAAAGCGGTTATATTTGCGACTCGTCACCCGATCAGCGAGGTGATGGCACAATTTAATAACACAAACCCTGCTCTGCCGGAGTAA
- a CDS encoding patatin-like phospholipase family protein — MQAKTVFVLCLTLLWFASLCPAAEERVRLGGLDGLDPLGDSTDYPVLLALSGGGARGLAAIGVLKAFEEKNLTIRGIAGTSMGGIVGGLYACGYTPDELADTVGAFDFSEVFSNQPARSTMFQTRRADRDRHLVTIRFDGITPYIPQGLTTGQKLTALFTRLTTKANYLAGGDFSRFVVPFVTVSTDVVSGELVPLRGGSLSDAMRATMAFPLAFTGVETDGRLLMDGGMLAPVPVDLARALVDSVSFVVAVNTTSPLVGKDDLTTPVDIAGQVTSIMTADQLRDQLSRASYVVTPAIESYSSSDFDSKDSLIALGYRAGLSAADSIIALQEAQHRARLVRIHAVRVAGVDRFHADRLHAELIDRLMSRRELIAHLRSFYREVEPFQIEAIIRDAVLDEGMSSDHAVDVEIVVEPALPRERVTVTFDNNAIYDDSTLTSLMRLSDGDISARDLRAGIDSIRAQYRRDGYDFADIRTISYNRDSARVTIAVDEAIIRRIDVENNSRSRDWLIRSYFPFRVGQPYSTSGAAQGVSNLYGTDLFDRVSVDLIPYRGGAIVKIQVVEKRYTQLRVGWHWVDEYQSEEFFELRDDNLYGVGLEALAHARVGKDRWQYFVKGKLDRIFFTYMTAQTRLFYERIDRSLFSSRGVELGEREEERWGGEFTIGQQIARLGTVTAGLTTEAIRWYDKVEDAGNRMSLRSLTLESRVENLDHVPFPTSGNQHHFKLQLTGEVFGGDVEFTKYYSSLESYWTFGTALTVHPRVAIGLSRTGMPPPEKFYVGGAQSFVGYHTDELSGDKVFLFNQEVRLNLPLNLYAIARFDIGDVYSSTDQIKLRNLRHGYGAFAAYSSPLGPIEFGYGRADDDVDQFYFNAGFAF; from the coding sequence ATGCAAGCGAAAACTGTTTTCGTTCTATGCCTCACGCTGTTGTGGTTCGCGTCGTTGTGCCCTGCGGCCGAGGAACGAGTGCGCCTCGGCGGCCTCGACGGACTCGATCCACTCGGCGACTCTACCGACTATCCCGTGCTGCTGGCGCTGTCGGGCGGTGGCGCGCGGGGTCTTGCGGCGATTGGCGTGCTCAAGGCATTCGAGGAAAAAAACCTGACCATACGCGGCATCGCGGGCACGTCAATGGGCGGTATTGTCGGCGGCCTGTACGCCTGCGGCTATACTCCCGACGAGCTGGCGGACACGGTGGGCGCGTTCGACTTTTCCGAAGTTTTTTCCAACCAGCCGGCGCGATCGACAATGTTCCAGACACGGCGGGCGGACCGCGATCGTCATCTGGTCACGATCCGATTTGACGGGATTACGCCGTATATTCCGCAGGGGCTTACGACGGGCCAGAAGCTGACCGCGCTGTTCACGCGCCTGACCACCAAGGCGAACTACCTCGCGGGCGGCGATTTCAGTCGGTTTGTCGTTCCGTTTGTCACAGTCAGTACCGATGTGGTGTCGGGTGAACTCGTGCCGCTGCGAGGCGGTTCTCTGTCGGATGCGATGCGGGCGACAATGGCTTTTCCGCTCGCGTTCACGGGCGTGGAGACGGACGGGCGACTGCTGATGGACGGCGGCATGCTGGCGCCGGTGCCGGTCGACCTGGCGCGAGCGTTGGTGGATTCGGTGTCGTTCGTGGTGGCAGTCAATACGACCAGCCCGCTCGTCGGCAAGGACGACCTGACGACACCGGTAGATATCGCGGGTCAGGTGACATCAATCATGACCGCGGACCAGCTCCGCGATCAGTTGTCTCGCGCATCGTACGTCGTGACTCCGGCCATCGAAAGCTACTCATCGTCCGATTTCGACAGCAAGGACAGCCTGATTGCTTTGGGCTACCGCGCCGGTCTGAGCGCCGCCGACAGTATTATCGCACTCCAGGAAGCGCAGCATCGTGCGCGGCTCGTTCGCATACACGCGGTTCGGGTGGCGGGAGTCGATCGCTTTCATGCGGACCGGCTGCACGCCGAGTTGATCGACCGCCTCATGTCACGCCGCGAGCTTATCGCGCACCTGCGGTCCTTCTATCGGGAGGTCGAGCCCTTCCAGATAGAGGCCATCATTCGCGACGCGGTTTTGGATGAAGGGATGTCGTCCGACCACGCGGTCGACGTGGAGATAGTTGTCGAGCCGGCGTTGCCGCGAGAGCGCGTCACGGTTACGTTCGATAACAACGCCATTTATGACGACTCGACACTGACCTCACTCATGCGCCTGTCCGACGGCGATATCAGCGCACGCGATCTGCGGGCGGGTATCGACAGTATTCGGGCGCAGTATCGTCGCGACGGCTACGATTTCGCCGACATCCGCACGATCAGCTACAACCGGGACAGCGCCAGAGTGACGATTGCAGTCGACGAGGCAATTATCCGGCGAATCGACGTGGAGAACAACTCGCGCAGCCGCGACTGGTTGATCCGGTCGTACTTTCCCTTTCGGGTCGGTCAGCCGTACTCAACGTCGGGCGCCGCGCAGGGGGTTTCAAACCTCTATGGTACGGACCTGTTCGACCGCGTGAGTGTCGACCTCATTCCGTATCGAGGGGGGGCAATCGTCAAGATCCAGGTGGTCGAAAAAAGATATACGCAGCTTCGTGTCGGGTGGCACTGGGTTGACGAGTACCAGTCGGAGGAATTTTTCGAACTGCGGGATGACAACCTGTACGGCGTCGGTCTCGAGGCGCTCGCGCACGCCCGGGTGGGGAAGGATCGCTGGCAGTACTTCGTAAAGGGAAAACTCGATCGCATCTTTTTCACGTACATGACGGCGCAGACGCGCCTTTTCTACGAACGGATCGATCGTTCGCTGTTTTCGTCGCGGGGAGTCGAACTGGGCGAGCGCGAAGAGGAACGCTGGGGCGGCGAGTTTACGATCGGACAGCAGATTGCCCGGCTGGGCACGGTAACCGCTGGGCTCACCACCGAGGCAATCAGGTGGTACGACAAGGTCGAGGATGCGGGAAACCGCATGAGCCTGCGATCGCTGACGCTGGAATCCAGAGTGGAGAATCTCGATCACGTTCCCTTCCCGACATCGGGCAATCAGCACCATTTCAAGCTGCAGTTGACCGGGGAGGTTTTCGGCGGCGACGTGGAGTTCACGAAGTACTATTCGTCGCTGGAGTCCTACTGGACATTCGGCACGGCGCTCACGGTGCATCCCAGGGTCGCGATCGGGCTGTCGCGCACGGGCATGCCGCCGCCCGAGAAGTTTTACGTGGGCGGTGCACAGTCGTTCGTGGGATATCATACCGACGAGCTGTCGGGAGACAAGGTGTTTTTGTTCAACCAGGAAGTGCGGTTGAATCTGCCGCTCAACCTGTACGCGATCGCACGATTCGATATCGGAGACGTGTACTCGTCGACGGATCAGATCAAGCTGAGGAATCTCCGTCACGGGTACGGCGCGTTCGCGGCCTACAGCTCGCCGCTCGGCCCGATCGAATTCGGGTATGGGAGAGCGGATGACGATGTCGATCAGTTTTACTTCAATGCGGGGTTTGCGTTCTGA
- a CDS encoding penicillin-binding protein activator, with protein MIRIPVMLIAVVAMCAALVSADTIDDTPEAVSSYAKGKRLMREGDFLEASRVFEQLAGRFPQSPNLDLFLFHRAKADYHFGDLAKAEAGFSNYSARFPGSPLAPYATFFQANIDYMRGLVDRAVEDYIAAYAASGDPRLSDLIVSSLTAAVINARSVALSPADFRSVPADRRCPLMLAVADALVTRDESESAKRLRAECGQAASSVPGATGSPMTALDIAVVLPLSGELESFGQELYNGAIIAAEQFRQETGRSLNLALYDTEGDPITAARIVRELAAGATDLIIGPLTSEESAVASATLACDAVPLIAPAATQAGLTRLSESAFQLSPNVELQGVRMAEYARYNLAADSAAVITSTDYEHLRMARAFSDRFTELGGTLVAIEYYRAREKDFGPYVRDVKRLLVGDPADSTYYIDPASGDTLDLDVIPAHIDCLFLPGSPGQLRLLLPQILFYNLNAALLGSDGWGDESVYRLDERITRRAVFPSPFLEGDRSEEFVRFAAAYDARFGGTPGRLSRLGYDAVSLATRAARDGAATREGLIRQIAATADWHGAAGPISFGHSRENTALPIYRITDGAAEYIGLAGDLIAPTEPVTEKP; from the coding sequence GTGATACGCATTCCAGTCATGCTCATTGCCGTTGTCGCGATGTGCGCGGCGCTCGTCTCCGCGGACACGATCGACGACACCCCGGAGGCCGTCTCGTCCTACGCGAAAGGCAAGCGCCTCATGCGCGAGGGCGACTTCCTCGAAGCCTCGCGCGTCTTCGAACAACTGGCCGGTCGCTTTCCGCAGTCTCCCAATCTTGATCTGTTCTTGTTTCATAGAGCCAAGGCCGACTATCACTTCGGCGACCTGGCCAAGGCCGAAGCCGGTTTCTCGAACTACTCGGCGCGATTCCCCGGCTCACCACTCGCACCGTATGCGACCTTCTTTCAGGCTAACATCGACTACATGCGCGGCCTTGTCGACCGCGCCGTGGAGGACTATATCGCCGCCTATGCCGCGTCCGGCGACCCGCGCCTGTCCGATCTCATCGTGTCTTCGCTGACGGCTGCCGTGATCAACGCCCGGTCCGTCGCGCTCTCTCCCGCCGACTTTCGGTCGGTCCCGGCCGATCGTCGGTGTCCCCTTATGCTGGCCGTCGCGGACGCCCTCGTCACACGCGATGAATCCGAATCAGCGAAGAGGCTTCGAGCCGAATGCGGACAGGCGGCCTCATCGGTCCCCGGTGCGACCGGTTCGCCGATGACCGCACTCGATATCGCCGTGGTTTTGCCGCTGTCGGGAGAGTTGGAATCGTTCGGACAGGAACTGTACAATGGCGCCATAATCGCCGCCGAGCAGTTCCGTCAGGAAACCGGCCGGTCTCTGAATCTCGCGTTGTACGATACCGAAGGCGATCCGATTACGGCCGCGCGCATCGTGCGCGAACTCGCCGCCGGTGCGACCGACCTGATCATCGGTCCGCTCACGAGCGAAGAAAGCGCCGTGGCGTCGGCCACCCTCGCCTGTGATGCGGTACCTCTGATTGCACCCGCCGCAACGCAGGCCGGGCTCACCCGGCTCTCCGAGTCGGCCTTTCAGTTGTCACCGAACGTAGAGCTGCAGGGTGTCCGCATGGCGGAATATGCCCGGTACAACCTGGCGGCGGATTCGGCAGCCGTCATCACCTCGACCGATTACGAGCACCTGCGGATGGCCCGCGCTTTTTCCGACCGCTTCACGGAACTGGGCGGTACGCTCGTGGCTATCGAATACTATCGCGCGCGCGAAAAGGACTTCGGACCGTACGTTCGCGACGTCAAGCGTCTGCTGGTTGGTGATCCCGCCGACTCCACTTATTATATCGATCCGGCTTCGGGCGACACGCTCGATCTTGACGTGATACCGGCCCACATCGATTGCCTGTTTCTGCCGGGCTCGCCGGGCCAGCTTCGACTCCTGCTGCCCCAAATTCTGTTCTACAATCTGAATGCGGCTCTGCTGGGTTCCGACGGTTGGGGCGACGAAAGCGTGTATCGGCTCGACGAACGGATCACCCGTCGGGCGGTATTCCCGTCCCCGTTTCTCGAGGGCGACCGCTCGGAGGAGTTCGTGCGATTCGCCGCCGCCTATGACGCCCGGTTCGGCGGGACGCCCGGACGGCTCTCGCGACTCGGTTACGACGCCGTTTCACTCGCGACACGGGCTGCGCGCGACGGCGCCGCCACGCGGGAAGGATTGATTCGACAAATCGCCGCGACCGCCGACTGGCATGGTGCAGCCGGACCAATTTCGTTCGGACACTCCCGTGAAAACACGGCCCTGCCCATTTACCGCATCACCGACGGCGCTGCGGAGTATATCGGCCTTGCTGGCGATCTCATCGCGCCGACCGAACCCGTGACAGAAAAGCCGTAG
- a CDS encoding DUF721 domain-containing protein, translating into MGIKASYEAARVIDAWPEIVGADIAARAVADRVVDGVLFVCVEKDVWRQQLHMQREEILHKIHRLPYGRTIREIRLVGGKKGLDPDGLRNG; encoded by the coding sequence ATGGGCATTAAGGCTTCCTACGAAGCGGCCCGGGTGATTGATGCCTGGCCGGAGATAGTCGGCGCCGACATCGCAGCGCGCGCTGTTGCGGACCGTGTGGTCGACGGCGTTCTGTTCGTGTGTGTCGAAAAGGACGTCTGGCGACAGCAGTTGCACATGCAACGAGAAGAGATACTGCACAAAATCCACCGCCTCCCCTATGGTCGCACGATCAGGGAAATCCGTCTGGTGGGAGGAAAGAAAGGACTCGATCCCGATGGCCTCAGGAACGGCTGA
- a CDS encoding bifunctional nuclease family protein: MKMLEAKIEGLALDMTTNTPVVVLSPLDIDKVLPIWIGHAEAWAIAMELSNVGSNRPMTHDLLKRVIDTLGATVEKVEITELKEQTFYALIHLDIGNGAEKVIDARPSDSLALALKTQARIYVNEELFNQRPDDSSGQAPDMPTDPESLRERLRRINPEDFGKYSL; encoded by the coding sequence ATGAAAATGCTGGAAGCCAAAATTGAGGGCCTGGCGCTGGATATGACCACCAACACACCGGTGGTGGTTCTGTCGCCTCTGGACATCGACAAGGTGCTTCCGATCTGGATCGGCCATGCCGAGGCGTGGGCTATCGCAATGGAGCTGTCGAACGTCGGCTCCAACCGCCCCATGACGCACGATCTGCTGAAACGCGTGATCGACACCCTCGGCGCCACCGTCGAGAAGGTGGAAATCACCGAATTGAAAGAGCAGACGTTTTACGCCCTGATCCATCTCGACATCGGCAACGGCGCGGAGAAGGTGATCGACGCACGACCGTCGGACTCGCTTGCGCTTGCGCTCAAAACCCAGGCGCGTATCTATGTCAACGAGGAGCTCTTTAATCAGCGCCCCGATGACTCGTCGGGGCAGGCCCCCGATATGCCGACCGATCCGGAATCGCTGCGCGAGCGCCTTCGCAGAATCAATCCCGAAGATTTCGGGAAATACTCGCTGTAG
- the gyrB gene encoding DNA topoisomerase (ATP-hydrolyzing) subunit B has translation MASGTADVNNKKKRNSENGGYEADSIQVLKGLEAVRRRPAMYIGDISQRGLHHMVYEVVDNSVDEAMAGFCDLIIVEIGTDGSVTVTDNGRGIPVEEHPEMRVSALEVVMTTLHAGGKFTHESYKVSGGLHGVGVSVVNALSEWCWVEVARDGELWRQEYRRGIATGPAKKTGSRKKTGTKTCFFPDSEIFTTTQFRYSIIASRLRELAFLNAGLRIQLKDNRDGREEEFVYKGGLASFVEYLNENKNSIFKKPIYITKSREDVEVEIAIQYNDGYIESLYSYVNNINTIEGGTHVTGFRTALTRTINSYASKNKLLKKENFTFVGDDSREGLTAVISVKVRDPQFEGQTKTKLGNSEVRGVVESITNEVLGEYFDENPPVARKIVEKLVQAATAREAARKAKELTRRKTALDSASLPGKLADCSSRDPELCEIYIVEGDSAGGSAKQGRDRRFQAILPLKGKILNVEKARIDKILSNTEVTAMITALGTGIKDDFDADKVRYHKVVIMTDADIDGSHIRTLVLTFFFRHMRELIDRGHIYIAQPPLYRIRHGKQEHFVYSDEEKERLLKKMPSTGVSIQRFKGLGEMNPEQLWRTTMDPETRTLLQVTLDDGAEADHLFTTLMGTEIEPRRVFIQENAKYVRNLDI, from the coding sequence ATGGCCTCAGGAACGGCTGACGTCAACAACAAGAAGAAGAGAAATTCCGAGAACGGCGGCTACGAGGCCGACTCTATCCAGGTACTCAAGGGGCTCGAAGCGGTTCGCCGGCGCCCCGCGATGTATATCGGCGATATCTCGCAGCGCGGCCTTCATCATATGGTTTACGAGGTGGTCGACAACTCGGTCGACGAGGCCATGGCGGGTTTCTGCGATCTTATCATCGTGGAGATCGGCACGGACGGCTCCGTCACCGTGACCGATAACGGCCGTGGCATTCCGGTCGAGGAGCACCCCGAAATGAGGGTATCGGCGCTCGAAGTGGTCATGACGACGCTGCATGCCGGCGGCAAATTCACGCATGAGAGCTACAAGGTGTCCGGCGGCCTGCATGGTGTCGGCGTCTCCGTCGTGAATGCGCTATCGGAATGGTGCTGGGTGGAGGTTGCGCGTGACGGCGAGCTGTGGCGTCAGGAATACCGCCGGGGGATCGCGACCGGGCCGGCGAAGAAGACCGGGTCACGCAAGAAGACCGGTACCAAAACGTGTTTCTTCCCGGACAGCGAGATATTCACCACGACCCAGTTCCGCTATTCCATTATCGCGTCGCGCCTCCGCGAGCTTGCTTTCCTCAATGCCGGGTTGCGAATCCAGTTGAAGGACAATCGCGATGGCCGCGAAGAGGAGTTCGTGTACAAGGGCGGGCTGGCGTCGTTTGTCGAGTACCTCAACGAAAACAAGAACTCGATTTTCAAGAAGCCCATTTATATCACGAAGTCGCGCGAGGACGTCGAAGTCGAGATCGCGATCCAGTACAACGACGGCTATATCGAATCGCTGTATTCCTACGTCAACAACATCAATACGATCGAGGGCGGCACGCACGTCACCGGATTTCGCACGGCGCTAACGCGCACGATCAACTCCTATGCATCGAAGAACAAGCTGCTGAAAAAGGAAAACTTCACCTTTGTCGGCGACGACTCCCGGGAAGGATTGACCGCGGTGATTTCGGTGAAGGTCCGCGACCCGCAGTTTGAAGGGCAGACGAAGACGAAGCTGGGCAACTCCGAGGTGCGCGGGGTGGTGGAATCGATCACCAACGAGGTACTGGGCGAGTATTTCGACGAGAACCCGCCGGTTGCCCGAAAGATCGTCGAGAAGCTGGTCCAGGCGGCGACCGCACGCGAAGCGGCCCGCAAAGCCAAGGAACTGACCCGCCGCAAGACGGCGCTGGACAGCGCGTCGCTGCCCGGCAAACTTGCCGACTGCTCCTCTCGCGATCCGGAGTTGTGCGAGATATATATCGTCGAGGGCGACTCGGCCGGCGGCTCGGCGAAACAGGGTCGCGATCGTCGATTCCAGGCCATCCTGCCCCTGAAAGGCAAGATTTTGAATGTCGAAAAAGCCCGAATCGACAAGATCCTGTCCAATACGGAAGTGACGGCGATGATCACCGCGCTGGGCACCGGCATCAAGGATGATTTCGATGCGGACAAGGTGCGTTACCACAAAGTCGTCATCATGACCGACGCCGACATCGACGGCTCACATATTCGGACGCTCGTGTTGACGTTTTTCTTCCGCCACATGCGCGAGTTGATCGACCGGGGGCATATCTATATTGCCCAGCCGCCGCTGTATCGCATACGGCACGGCAAGCAGGAGCATTTCGTGTACTCGGATGAGGAGAAAGAGCGGCTGCTGAAGAAAATGCCGTCGACGGGCGTGAGCATTCAGCGCTTCAAGGGACTCGGCGAAATGAATCCGGAGCAGCTCTGGCGGACGACGATGGATCCGGAGACCCGCACGCTGCTGCAGGTAACACTGGACGACGGCGCCGAGGCCGATCACCTGTTCACGACGCTCATGGGGACGGAGATCGAACCGCGACGCGTGTTCATACAGGAAAACGCCAAGTACGTCCGGAACCTCGATATATAG
- a CDS encoding DUF2232 domain-containing protein — protein MSDRVPHGTGIALLTAGVLPLYAGIRFGSEALGAPAAIMLLAALGYLLAMIVYRVLARMTFDDRLWMVAVASAASFAIAVVLSRQSSVWMIAVELAVPVLSSVAVGLAARRAVRFRSAYVLGLIVLIGCLLVRYWNEWPSMIRDLTYMTDEVIAHDGEGALDAAGLASVPFGRGYLRMMHRVVPFVPGLLTMSTVVQFSVGALWFFYGVARRSVSSAVTLSFTRWKMPRPVVLVLLAAALVHLVGSAGPRLIADNVLLGLLIFYSVTGFAALEYVFQARRAPIWIRIVVYIVIALTHLYGLAAIALVGVIDSLFGWRVDAR, from the coding sequence GTGTCCGACCGTGTCCCGCATGGGACCGGAATAGCCCTGCTGACTGCCGGCGTGCTGCCGCTATACGCGGGGATCCGCTTCGGCAGTGAGGCTCTCGGAGCCCCGGCGGCGATCATGCTTCTCGCCGCACTCGGATACCTTCTCGCGATGATTGTGTACCGGGTGCTGGCACGGATGACATTCGATGATCGCCTGTGGATGGTGGCAGTCGCGTCAGCGGCGTCGTTTGCTATCGCCGTCGTACTCTCGAGGCAGAGCAGCGTCTGGATGATTGCCGTGGAGCTGGCCGTCCCCGTGCTCTCGTCGGTGGCAGTCGGCTTGGCGGCGCGGCGCGCAGTACGATTCCGCAGTGCGTACGTGCTCGGACTGATCGTGTTGATTGGTTGTTTACTGGTCCGTTACTGGAACGAATGGCCGTCGATGATACGGGATCTGACATACATGACCGATGAGGTGATCGCGCACGACGGCGAGGGCGCTCTCGATGCCGCCGGGCTCGCATCCGTGCCGTTCGGCCGAGGTTACCTGCGAATGATGCACCGGGTGGTGCCGTTTGTTCCGGGACTGCTGACCATGAGTACAGTAGTGCAATTCTCGGTTGGTGCGCTGTGGTTCTTCTACGGGGTGGCCCGGCGCTCGGTCAGTTCTGCGGTGACGCTGTCGTTCACGCGATGGAAAATGCCGCGACCGGTTGTCCTGGTGTTGCTCGCGGCGGCCCTCGTTCATCTGGTCGGTTCCGCGGGACCCCGGCTGATCGCCGATAACGTCCTGCTCGGGCTGCTGATATTCTATTCGGTGACCGGATTCGCCGCTCTTGAATATGTATTTCAGGCCCGGCGTGCGCCGATCTGGATTCGGATTGTAGTGTATATAGTAATAGCGCTCACGCACTTATACGGACTCGCGGCGATCGCCCTGGTGGGTGTGATTGACTCGCTGTTTGGCTGGCGCGTGGACGCACGGTAA